From Bacteroides uniformis:
AGTCACAGAGAGCATCAAGGGTACATGAACTCCTACAGTTTCCATCGCCTGCCCGGCGGCAAAAATAGCAGCCTTGGCATTCAGCGTATCAAAAATGGTTTCTATCAGCAAAGCATCCACACCACCTTCGAGCAATGCTTCCATCTGCTCACGGTAGGCATCGGCCAGTTCATCGTAGCTCAAGGCACGAAAGGCCGGATTGTTCACATCGGGACTCATGGAGCAGGTCTTGTTCGTCGGTCCTACGGAGCCTGCCACAAAACGGGGTTTGTCGGGAGTAAGAGAAGTAAACTCATCTGCCACTTTGCGTGCCAGGCGCACTGCGGCAAGATTCATCTCACGCACATAGTCCTGCACATGATAATCGGCCATACTGACGCGGGTGGAACTGAATGTATTTGTTTCGATAATATCTGCACCTGCCGCCAGATACTTGCGGTGAATGTCTTGTATCACATCGGGGCGTGTCAGACAAAGCAGGTCATTGTTACCTTTCATCTGTCCGGGAATCTGCGAGAAGCGTTCATCCCGAAAATCTTCCTCTGTCAAGTTGTATTGCTGTATCATGGTGCCCATTGCACCATCCAGAATAAGGATGCGCTCACGCACCAAACTACCAAGTTTACTCATATTATCTTTTAAACATACGCGCCATATCGCGTTTGTCATCTTTTTCCTTCAGTGATTCGCGCTTATCATATTGCTTCTTACCTTTGGCAAGTGCCACCACAAGTTTGGCCAGCCCTTTTTCATTGATAAACAAGCGCACGGGAACAATGGTGAAACCCGGATCTTTCGTGCCGCGCATCAGTTTTTCAAGTTCCTTCTTATTCAACAAAAGCTTGCGCTCCCTGCGTGCATTGTGATTGTTGTACGAACCATAGAAGTATTCGGCCACATGCATGTTCTTCACCCACAATTCGCCGTTGGCAAAGTAACAGAACGTATCGACTAAGCTTGCTTTCCCCAACCGGATGGACTTGATTTCTGTGCCCGTAAGCACAATGCCAGCCGTATAGGTGTCCGTCAGTTCGTAATCGAACGTAGCACGCTTATTCTTTATATTTACAGGAGCTTGTTTCATAACATTTATCAGTTTAGCACTACCGTCAGCTTATTGAATATCCATTCAATGGCCACCGGACAAGCTATTAACAAAATAGAAGAAAGAATGGTGAAACGCAAACGGTCTTTTTCCGCTATCTGCATCACCTTTTTGCTTCCTTCCCACACAACATACACGATATAGAATTGGAGCAACAGAGCCATAATGCCGAAATCAGGCAATATGCCAATAACAATCCGCAGCATGAACACTACTACCAGTGCATAACCAGCAAACTGTTGCGCCAAAGGAATATCACTGTCCAGCATAAACATGCGGACACGCAACCCGTTGATGAGATAGGCTGCCAAAAAGTATCCTCCAAACAAGGATACAGCCACCGCACAGCATTGTGTCATGGCATATTGAAAGCTTTGCGGCCCGTCCCATCCCATCTTCATCAAAGAGCCGATGAAAACGGACAACCCGCATAAACCAATCATAGGATAGACAAAAGCAGTAAATACTTTTCGCCTATCCTCTAAACTAATTTCCTCCCAGGCACGAGCCGGAGAGGAAATCAGTAGTATTGCTATATGAAATAAATCTTTGTAATTCAATATCAATTTATTGATTAGTAGACGCAATTTTGTATTCTACAGTATATTCCGTATAGTTTTCCGGTATTTCTGTATTGCTATTATTTCCACTTTCATGCGACTTAATAACTAATTTAGTAGGAAGATTTCCTGCTTTTTCTTTAAACCTTTCTAAAGCATTTTTTATATCATACCCATACCAATTAGAATAATAAACATCTGTCTTATCATCAGCACCCTTATCATGACGTAGATAGAAAACAAGGTCTGTGGCCCCTGCTTCAATTTCATCCAGTACACAAGCTAAAGCAAATTTATGCATCTTAAACTTATCGTTGTCATTTTGCAGTCTCCAAGCTATAGGAGTTACAAGTATATCCTTGTTATACAAAAATGGCTGAACTGACCCATTTTCCAATTTCAAAGTTATCACCGGTGCTGTTTCCGGCGCATCAACAACCAAGCTTTCTGCTGTCATTGATACGACAGCGTTTGCAAAAGAAATAGGCTGAAAATTCTTCAAAGTGAAGTTAGTAGTTTTAGATTTTTCATTCGTCTCAGGTTCTATGCTCTTTCCTAAGATGA
This genomic window contains:
- the smpB gene encoding SsrA-binding protein, yielding MKQAPVNIKNKRATFDYELTDTYTAGIVLTGTEIKSIRLGKASLVDTFCYFANGELWVKNMHVAEYFYGSYNNHNARRERKLLLNKKELEKLMRGTKDPGFTIVPVRLFINEKGLAKLVVALAKGKKQYDKRESLKEKDDKRDMARMFKR
- a CDS encoding Yip1 family protein → MNYKDLFHIAILLISSPARAWEEISLEDRRKVFTAFVYPMIGLCGLSVFIGSLMKMGWDGPQSFQYAMTQCCAVAVSLFGGYFLAAYLINGLRVRMFMLDSDIPLAQQFAGYALVVVFMLRIVIGILPDFGIMALLLQFYIVYVVWEGSKKVMQIAEKDRLRFTILSSILLIACPVAIEWIFNKLTVVLN